The following nucleotide sequence is from Salvia splendens isolate huo1 chromosome 2, SspV2, whole genome shotgun sequence.
ACACTGTGAATAAAGGGGTAAAGCACGAGCCTCGCAATGTAAGTCACCTATTCACGTTTTATCTGAGTTGAGTTTTTACGTCTTTGCATATCTGAACATGATCATATGACGCAACTGTAATTTTGGCACTTTGATGAATAATCATGTAGATAAAGCTATGATTCTTACTGATGTTGTGATCGTTGAAAAACTTGTATCTAATTCGGGAGCTACATGTTTGTGATGGGTGTGAGTTTTACAAGACTCTCTGTGGCACCTTAGTTTTTAATTACTTTGGCATTGTAGTCCAAGAGTAATCTGGCTGCTCTCATGTTGTAATTGCACTGAATCTTGCTGCTGTTTTATCTGTGACTGTGCATATAATTATTGTATTAAGAATAACTTGTAATAGAATTCTTACATAAAAATATGACTATGTTCTTCTTGCAGGGGGTTGCAACTGGACCCATTGTTGCTCCAGCTAGCACTTACCCTGAAACTATTGAGGCTCGTATTGATTCTCCCGCTACTAAGGTATCTTCAATTTCAAAGACAAATGAAAATAAGGGAGTTAATATTAACAGATCTCATGAGGTTCCTGGGAAATCCAGTACAGATGGGACAACTACAGATGCCAGCGCAAGTGGGGGCTTGTCCCGTGATATTTTAGCCAAAGCTAAGCTAGCTCTTCAAAAGCAGAAAGAGCTTGCAGAGAGGATGAAGAAGATTTCTTCTGTAagtcattatattttttaagttctatacttaatatttaaaaaatgcaatGTTTCCTATAAAATCATGGAGtgcattattttatatttttatctgGATCTAATTTCTGAAACCCAAACTTTCAACTTGTGCAGCTGAATAGAGATGTGGGCTCAACAGGAGAGGGTAATCAAAGAGTGGTTGATAAAGGGGGAGCAAAAACTTCTTCCTCAGGCATACTGCCGAGTCCAGCTAGTGCCCCTGTCAGTGTTCCTTCTGAAGGTGTACCGGCAGGTGTGTCTCAGATTAGTGGACTAACAGCACAGAACGTTGAAGCTGTAAAACGTGCACATGAATTGGCTGCCAAAATGGGATTTTGGCAAGACCCTGAGTTCGCAACCGTCTTCAATTCATTCCCAGGGCAGATGCCACCAGATGTTACCATCCAACAAAAACCTTCAAAAGTCCCTGTTCTTCGTTTGGATGCATTGGGCCGTGAAATTGATGAGGAAGGGAAAGTTGTTGATATTCCGAAAGCCCAAAGCCTCAGTACTCTCAAGGTATCACATCTATCAATACTGTATCAGTCCAGGATTCTATttcaataatgaaaaaaatggaaaaaataatagtagtatgcTACTTTCAGTGGTAAGGTACCATTGCATCCATTCCATTTCGgtgttttacttatttttttctttttctttggttTCAGGTGAATATCAACAAGCAAAAGAAAGATGCCTTCCGAATTCTCAAACCTGAACTGGATGTGGATCCTGAAACAAATCCACATTTTGATCCTAGGGTGGGGATTAACAAAAATAAGCTTTTAAGGACAAAGAGACCGACTATGCTGTTTGTCGAGGAAGGCAAGTGGTCAAAAGATGCAGAAAGTATTAAACTGAGGGTATTGTCTCCCTTTCATTTATACCATATTTTATTtgcttgcattattctgctgaTCATTTTAATTGTCTTTTACAGTCTCAATTTGGAGAAGCAAAAGCCAAGGAGCTTAAAGCAAAGCAAGCACAGCTAGCAAAGGCAAAAGCAGAGCCAGACATAAATCCGAATCTGATAGAGGTAGGAGAGAGGGTGATTACCAAAGAAAAAACCAAGGAATCAATTCCTGATGTAGAGTGGTGGTAAGTCAACTATTTTTCTCTCCTGgcttgaatttattttattattacctCTGCATGATAATTTACTGAAAATCTATAAATATTCTTGCGTATGAAAATTTTGCTAAGTGTGCGTATGATAGCTGAAGTGAAATTACCTTGATACATAGCAATTATGATGTCATAAACGATAATGGTGAATGTTTACTTCACAGTTCCGTATACATAAAATTTTAACACTTGAATCATTAATTTTGTGTTACCAGTAAATGTATACAATTTTGTGTAACCACACTCCTGTACCTAAGATAACAAGAATCATTTTGTGGTATTGCAGGGATAGTTATTTAATCTTTCAGTTCACGAGAGAGATTATTTGAAAACTAATTCTTTTATTACTTAACGTACATAATTACTATCACTATTTTTGAGGAAATAATTAGTAGTATCTGTTTCGCAAGCATTCCATAACAATATTTCTTTGTTTATCAGGGATGTGCCTTTTCTACGCTCTGGTGGCTATGGTGATATAATTGACGGTGACATAGATGCAGAAAATATCAAGATGGACAAAATTAACATATATGTTGAACATCCTCGGCCAATTGAACCCCCAGCCGAACCAGCTCCCCCTCCACCTCAACCATTAAAACTAACCAAGAAGGAGCAGAAGAAACTTCGTACACAGCGTCGGTTGGCTAGGGAAAAAGATAGGCAAGAGATGATTAGACTAGGTGTGTTGGAACCACCAAAACCTAAAGTTAAAATGAGCAACCTCATGAAAGTTCTTGGATCAGAAGCAACACAGGATCCCACAAAGCTTGAAATGGAAATAAGAAGTGCTGCAGCTGAGCGTGAGCAGGCTCACATTGACAGGAACATCGCCCGTAAGCTCACGCCAGCAGAGCGCCGtgaaaagaaagagaggaagcTATTTGATGATCCCAGCACGGTTGATACAATTGTTTCGGTTTACAAGATCAATGATCTTTCTCATCCCCAGGCCCGTTTTAAGGTTGATGTCAATGCCCAGGAAAACAGGCTGAGTGGATGTGCGATCATTTCAGAAGGTATAAGTGTTGTTGTGGTTGAGGGTGGTTCCAAAGCAATCAAGAGATACGGGAAGCTCATGCTTAAGAGGATTGATTGGACTGCTACTGTTGAAAAAGAAGACGAGGAAGAAAATGATGACGAGAAACCATTCAACAAATGTCAGCTTGTTTGGCAGGGAAGCGTAGCTAAACCAAATTTCAACCGATTTTTCGTCCAAGAATGCAGAAGTGAAGCAGCTGCACGCAAATTCTTTTCTGATCACGGAGTTGCTCATTATTGGGATCTTGCAATCAACTTCACCAGCGATGATCCTATGTAAGCTTGATGTTTTTTTGACCAGGAAATTGGTTTCATCTACCTCGTGATTATGTTACAATTGACCAACTGTACTTTTTTGCTCATGAGAGATTCAAATGCCTGAGAATTTTGAATCGATAAGTAAGGCAATGTTTGTTCTAGTTGAGCTTGCTGCTGCTCATCAATTTGCCGTACTAACTATACTTGTATGGTTGGTGAAATTTCATGTTCCCAGTAATCATGCTTTCGACTATGTAATGTTGGTGTTactaaaattcagaaaaaaaatcgGGTTTCAATATGCTGAGTCGCTTGATGATAATAATAGTTGAAATGAAATGTGTTTCAAGCATGTGTGCGATGCTTTAACTTGAGAAATATTTTCATGAATATTTTGtctcattattatttattttgagaaaTACTTATCTATTCGAATATGCGTAGTTAGTGAGAATTGAATTCGATCTTAGTAGGGGAGAGTCGTGAGGTGcgatttttgttgattttatgTACATATACTCTtcttaaaaaatcgaaaaataaaaaattgtcttTCGATAGCGTTCGGTAATgacttccttttttttttttaaagtttcattttttaacaattccaatgtaatatccgaaaaaaaaaaaatattttgaatattgtttttattaagGGATGTttctttttgtgaatatcttgttgtggatatgattttatttacctAAGCAAcatgtaattgaaataattaattaagctatgaattaaaatcctaattaacaaattaaacctCTCTCTCCCTATTTTCGAAACCCCTCCCCCTCACCCCACtattttctcaacctccccactcCCACATAACCGATACATTATCTCCTTTCCAATCACTCATCGGTTTCTCTCATCTCCCTCTCGCTTTTgttctcaacaccggtaaggtctctctctctcttcctccctctcggttctcacctttCCCCCACTCACTCCCTCTCATTGATTTCTTGAATTCATCAAGGTATCACACTCTCGCGTACCGATTTGGAGTCGGAGTAGGGAAGGCTTTCGAACTACATTTGAACTCTTCGAGAAGGTAGTCCAAAACCCTATTTCCATACCCGAACCACATGCatttaggacgttttgaatgttttagatgctgaataggttttgtgatcATGTGTTCATGTTGAGTATGTTTTCGGTggtgactgacagtgggttccgacccctttttgactgatcaaatgatctccttttggtacgaaattttaactgtgtaaacttgggtgtgtcttctgtgtggtgtgtaaatttcagcttctttggacgtcggatgattttataatgatttttgtaagtaaactgcgcagttctgcgagatgtacgtttctgggtgatgtgtttttgtgcaatgggtgtgaatctgggtgttttgatattgtgatgtatgtgggtgtgtttggccaagggatggctcggaggaatcagcgtttggttcgagtgttttgtgtgtgttggccgagagttttagggtttggcctagggtggtgttgtggagagttttggagggttgATCTCATTttttcgggtgtgttttgggatgtagaatgtgtgttgtgaatgtcgtataaggtttgagaatcgttggttgggggaaaactggtgtgcacttgatcgggccagcgaccgagacgccgagccagatgccgagccagatgccgagacaggtgccgagccagtgccgagagaggtgccgagacgggtgccgagccagggccgagccagacgccgagacatgtgccgagccaggcggccgagacggtcggccgaggtgccgagccaggcggccgagacggtcggccgaggtgccgacaCCGAgccttttccgaaccttttccgagccaagtgagccgtttgcacaaggAGGGTATACCGGGAGTACGAGTGTTTcgggtgtgtgtcgtgtgcgcgtcgtgggtgcgtggtatgcgtgtcgggtgcgtgcgtggtgtgtttcggacgtgtgtttttgtgtgattgacttataagatgttgttaagtgtgtgtacgtgtagcgtgctagatgttgaagtcatccacgtaggaatcatgcattgtcgtttaaaaccccgtctttcctgactctaatcatgacttttatttatctttcaaaagggtgatctgttacgaggaaattgtggttgaagaagggaactatttaaaagctaagcaattgaggtgggcttttctaccctactattttgtgggttatttTTACTACGGacgctgttccggaaatgtttatggaggtgaactgtttgtcttgccaactgttttgttttgaaacctatctgaagtggtttaccacatatgtttaatcgaattcgggtctgttgggctgcgaaccctcaggctagtgtacacgagatcgggagccatctgagagcaagttggccggtctagttgacctggggtgtggccacgccccttgtcacccgttggatcagatagtgtatgatggtgggaataagggtggcaatatctgaaaacgactgcgcagtcgaatttatgaaatatgttttagtgtacttgggttattttctttacacttaaaaccccaaggttacactgttatggcatgacaaactatgattttggcgtgtgtccactgagtgcaataagtactcagccctgcatgttgttttcttaatgtgcaggttgagcgacgatgggggatgacggatgttgagcaattaaagtcaaaattgtgtttttactttgccttttggatggtgtcgtgtcgtcatacccgacATTGtctatctcttggtcttttccgctactttgtaatccgatacaatgtttttatttaaactctGATTACTTTAACTGTAGTAATGTCGTCAcagtacaatgtttgaagtgaactttcttttattaaatgttttcgggtcaagtattcttgtttccccctttcttccccgcttcttttttcctcccctagtcgcggtccaccgtacttcctatccttaggaaaagcgggcgtgacagagtggtatcagagcctaggttttctttctgctctggatccAAGAGTCTTGTTCTGTtttgagtaagttttcaaaagtgtcattggctcaacatccgactcgtcgcactcaacctgaaatgaggtaatgaaaaaaaaaataaaaaaaaaaaaaattgatttttggaaagtttaagtaaatgttgatgcatgtggaagggtacaaagtgatgtgaaaagttggaaattatgagagttatgaactgtttttgtgtgttgaatttatatgaaagcatgtggctgatgtgtgatgatatgatgacgtgaatgttgaggTGAGCTTGTTATGTGagaatgtgttggccttttgaatgattGATTTTAGACGTAAGAGGTTTTCACTAGTACTTCTTGGACCAATAGTAGATAAGAATTTTTGGCTTTTGAACACCAACGGGTTGGAGTTAGAGTAGCGATACGTCTGCTTTTGCacatctttctcttcttcggttatgcctCTGTTTTTTTTACGCGAGGCGATTGTTTTTTTTAGATGGCACGTATgatccgaaccccgcgacggagtgatcgtgatagacttagggcacagagggtgctcagagagTATAGAGTGTATcggaagaaggatcacataccgttgattgagttcgtagcgcacttcgacaccctctggagggcagctcaggagttcggagtgacagagcttGACgacattgagaagctaatagaattgctccctgacagctggaaggagtgggctgaaagaacggcgaggaggtacacgtggcatgagcccgttaccgatgacat
It contains:
- the LOC121792375 gene encoding protein RDM16-like isoform X1, whose translation is MEKETSSRKRRESDSHLHRESSKDHRHHRSKHDDGRHRSDDHHRRRSDSRAEREGSRDRDARRERERSHSVERKRRKDRGESEERDRDVRRDRERSHSVERKKRKERSDSEERSEKRTRVYDDNGRDRRRFEDVRAEEGEKDAEGLGFGGDTVNKGVKHEPRNGVATGPIVAPASTYPETIEARIDSPATKVSSISKTNENKGVNINRSHEVPGKSSTDGTTTDASASGGLSRDILAKAKLALQKQKELAERMKKISSLNRDVGSTGEGNQRVVDKGGAKTSSSGILPSPASAPVSVPSEGVPAGVSQISGLTAQNVEAVKRAHELAAKMGFWQDPEFATVFNSFPGQMPPDVTIQQKPSKVPVLRLDALGREIDEEGKVVDIPKAQSLSTLKVNINKQKKDAFRILKPELDVDPETNPHFDPRVGINKNKLLRTKRPTMLFVEEGKWSKDAESIKLRSQFGEAKAKELKAKQAQLAKAKAEPDINPNLIEVGERVITKEKTKESIPDVEWWDVPFLRSGGYGDIIDGDIDAENIKMDKINIYVEHPRPIEPPAEPAPPPPQPLKLTKKEQKKLRTQRRLAREKDRQEMIRLGVLEPPKPKVKMSNLMKVLGSEATQDPTKLEMEIRSAAAEREQAHIDRNIARKLTPAERREKKERKLFDDPSTVDTIVSVYKINDLSHPQARFKVDVNAQENRLSGCAIISEGISVVVVEGGSKAIKRYGKLMLKRIDWTATVEKEDEEENDDEKPFNKCQLVWQGSVAKPNFNRFFVQECRSEAAARKFFSDHGVAHYWDLAINFTSDDPM
- the LOC121792375 gene encoding protein RDM16-like isoform X2 codes for the protein MGLQLDPLLLQLALTLKLLRLVLILPLLSTDGTTTDASASGGLSRDILAKAKLALQKQKELAERMKKISSLNRDVGSTGEGNQRVVDKGGAKTSSSGILPSPASAPVSVPSEGVPAGVSQISGLTAQNVEAVKRAHELAAKMGFWQDPEFATVFNSFPGQMPPDVTIQQKPSKVPVLRLDALGREIDEEGKVVDIPKAQSLSTLKVNINKQKKDAFRILKPELDVDPETNPHFDPRVGINKNKLLRTKRPTMLFVEEGKWSKDAESIKLRSQFGEAKAKELKAKQAQLAKAKAEPDINPNLIEVGERVITKEKTKESIPDVEWWDVPFLRSGGYGDIIDGDIDAENIKMDKINIYVEHPRPIEPPAEPAPPPPQPLKLTKKEQKKLRTQRRLAREKDRQEMIRLGVLEPPKPKVKMSNLMKVLGSEATQDPTKLEMEIRSAAAEREQAHIDRNIARKLTPAERREKKERKLFDDPSTVDTIVSVYKINDLSHPQARFKVDVNAQENRLSGCAIISEGISVVVVEGGSKAIKRYGKLMLKRIDWTATVEKEDEEENDDEKPFNKCQLVWQGSVAKPNFNRFFVQECRSEAAARKFFSDHGVAHYWDLAINFTSDDPM